The following proteins come from a genomic window of Paramisgurnus dabryanus chromosome 19, PD_genome_1.1, whole genome shotgun sequence:
- the stmn1a gene encoding stathmin 1a, with translation MASFNDIQVKELDKRASGQAFEVILASPGPDVRPEFPLSPTKKKDLSLEEIKRKLEAAEERRKSHEAEVLKHLAEKREHEKEVLQKALEENNNFSKMAEEKLNQKMEANKENRSAIMAAMSEKFKEKDKKLEEVRKNKGQGDQKDSL, from the exons ATGGCCTCTTTTAATG acattCAGGTTAAAGAGTTGGACAAACGTGCATCAGGTCAAGCGTTTGAAGTTATCCTTGCCAGTCCGGGACCGGATGTCAGGCCTGAGTTTCCACTCTCCCCTACGAAGAAGAAAGATCTTTCTCTAGAGGAGATCAAGAGAAAACTGGAGGCTGCAGAGGAGAGACGCAAG TCTCATGAAGCAGAGGTCCTGAAGCACTTAGCTGAGAAGCGTGAGCATGAGAAGGAAGTGCTTCAGAAAGCTCTGGAAGAAAACAACAACTTCAGCAAGATGGCAGAGGAGAAACTTAACCAGAAAATGGAGGCCAACAAAGAGAACCGGTCAGCAATAATGGCAGCCATGAGTGAAAAGTTCAAAGAGAAG GACAAGAAGCTGGAAGAGGTTCGTAAAAACAAAGGACAAGGAGACCAAAAAGATTCACTGTGA